One stretch of Camelus bactrianus isolate YW-2024 breed Bactrian camel chromosome 21, ASM4877302v1, whole genome shotgun sequence DNA includes these proteins:
- the MPZ gene encoding myelin protein P0, which produces MAPGAPSSSPSPVLAALLFSSLVLFPAQAIVVYTDREVHGAVGSQVTLHCSFWSSEWVSDDISFTWRYQPEGGRDAISIFHYAKGQPYIDEVGTFKERIQWVGDPYWKDGSIVIHNLDYSDNGTFTCDVKNPPDIVGKTSQVTLYVFEKVPTRYGVVLGAVIGGVLGIVLLSLLLFYLVRYCWLRRQAALQRRLSAMEKGKLHKPSKDSSKRGRQTPVLYAMLDHSRSTKAVSEKKTKGLGESRKDKK; this is translated from the exons aTGGCTCCTGGGGCTCCCTCGTCCAGCCCTAGTCCTGTCCTGGCTGCGCTACTCTTCTCCTCTTTGG TGCTCTTCCCGGCCCAGGCCATTGTGGTTTACACAGATAGGGAGGTCCACGGTGCTGTGGGCTCCCAGGTGACCTTGCATTGCTCCTTCTGGTCCAGCGAGTGGGTCTCAGATGACATCTCCTTCACCTGGCGCTACCAACCTGAAGGTGGCCGGGATGCCATCTCG ATCTTTCACTATGCCAAGGGACAACCCTACATCGATGAGGTGGGGACCTTCAAAGAGCGCATCCAGTGGGTAGGAGACCCTTACTGGAAGGATGGTTCCATTGTCATACACAACCTGGACTATAGCGACAACGGCACTTTCACCTGTGACGTCAAAAACCCACCAGACATAGTGGGCAAGACCTCTCAGGTCACACTCTATGTCTTTGAAAAAG TGCCTACTAGGTATGGGGTAGTGCTGGGAGCTGTGATCGGGGGTGTCTTGGGGATAGTGCTATTGTCGCTGCTGCTTTTCTACCTGGTTCGGTACTGCTGGCTACGCAGGCAGGCGGCCCTGCAGAGGAGGCTCAG tgccatggagaaggggAAATTGCACAAGCCTTCGAAGGACTCGTCGAAGCGCGGCCGGCAG ACGCCAGTGCTATATGCCATGCTGGACCACAGCAGAAGCACCAAAGCTGTCAGTGAGAAGAAGACTAAGGGGTTGGGGGAGTCTCGCAAGGATAAGAAATAG
- the PCP4L1 gene encoding Purkinje cell protein 4-like protein 1 codes for MSELNTKTSPATNQAPGPEEKGKAGNAKKAEEEEEIDIDLTAPETEKAALAIQGKFRRFQKRKKDPSS; via the exons ATGAGCGAG cTTAACACCAAAACATCCCCAGCAACCAACCAGGCACCTGGCCCAGAAGAAAAAG GGAAAGCTGGCAATGCCAAgaaggctgaggaggaggaggagattgaCATTGATCTGACGGCACCAGAAACAGAGAAGGCTGCCCTTGCCATTCAGGGCAAGTTCCGGCGAttccagaaaaggaagaaggatcCCAGCTCCTGA